In the Sandaracinus amylolyticus genome, TCGAGGAGGCCGCGCTGCTGCGCGCGACGCGCGAGGGCCGGCTGCACTGGTGCGAGCTCGACCCCGCGGCGCTCGAGCCCGCCCGCGCGTCGATCGAGGAGCTGCGCGCGCACTGGAACGGCAAGCTCGACCGCCTCGAGGCGCTGCTGATCGCGGAGCTCGCGCCGGAGCCGCGGGCGCCGCGCCGCCGCACGACCAAGCGAGCGAAGGGACGCCGATGAGCGAGCCTTCTCGTCTCGTCGTCACGCGGGTGCTGCCTGCGCCGATCGCGCGCGTGTTCGACGCGTGGACCCGCAGCGAGACGCTCGCGCGCTGGTTCACGTGCACGCCGGCGTGGGACGCGACCGCCGAGAGCGATCTGCGCGTCGGCGGTCGTTATCGCGTCGTGATGCGCGAGGGGGCGCGCGTCGCGGGCGTCGCGTACGGCGAGTACCTCGAGGTCGATCCGCCGCGACGGCTCGTGTTCACGTGGAGCTCGGAGGGCAACGCGCCGGTGCAGGGCAGCGTCGTGACCGTCGAGCTCGAGCCGCTGGGCGCGCACACGCGCCTGACCCTCACGCACGATCTCGATCCGAGCTCGGCGGTCGGTCGCGCGCACGCCCGCGGATGGGACGGCACGCTCGCGCGGCTGCGCGCCTGGCTGGTGGACGCATGAGCGACGGGTTCGAGGCGCTGCTCGACGCGCTCGCGGCGATCCCGCGCACGGCGGCGTGCGTCGCCGAGCATCGCGATGCGCGCGGAGGTCGCGCGCGCTTCGGCGCGCGCACCCTGAAGGTCGACGGACGCATGTTCGCGATGCCGTTCGACGGCGCGCTCG is a window encoding:
- a CDS encoding ArsR/SmtB family transcription factor, with product MVENVAQLDRVFHALASAPRREILRRAARERCTVGQLAAHFDMSLAAVAKHVKVLEEAALLRATREGRLHWCELDPAALEPARASIEELRAHWNGKLDRLEALLIAELAPEPRAPRRRTTKRAKGRR
- a CDS encoding SRPBCC family protein, which codes for MSEPSRLVVTRVLPAPIARVFDAWTRSETLARWFTCTPAWDATAESDLRVGGRYRVVMREGARVAGVAYGEYLEVDPPRRLVFTWSSEGNAPVQGSVVTVELEPLGAHTRLTLTHDLDPSSAVGRAHARGWDGTLARLRAWLVDA